A genome region from Naumovozyma castellii chromosome 5, complete genome includes the following:
- the SNF3 gene encoding glucose sensor (ancestral locus Anc_7.309) produces the protein MTRADKEREIEEERERERRGFLNKAINKVSKKLLLRQKSSKKTSTSDEYAQSSTIFDATEEIPNPVESGGSMQLSRISEEASTIDGESILFSEPPRPQRKIMSIVVGVFVAVGGFLFGYDTGLINSITEMDYVLTHLTPNHREFTTEQLSITVSFLSLGTFFGALTAPVFADNYGRKVTIMISTLIIFSVGNSLQVAANGIVLLIVGRVISGFGIGIISAVVPLYQAEAAHKSLRGAIISTYQWAITWGLLVSSAVAQGTHNRHGASSYRIPIGLQYIWSFILAFGMIFLPESPRYYVLKDQLDKAAESLSFLRRVPIQDSGLLEELVEIKATYDYECSFGSTHFWDCFISSKTRPKQKLRMFTGIAIQAFQQFSGINFIFYYGVNFFNKTGVDNSYLVSFITYAVNVIFNIPGMVLVEFIGRRKVLLIGGILMLMSNFIVAIVGSTVESVVADKVMIAFICLFIASFSATWGGVVWVISAELYPLGVRSKCTAICAAANWLVNFICCLITPYIVDTGSHTSSMGTKIYYIWGSLNVLGVIVVYFTVYETKGLTLEQIDELYSRASNSINSTKWNSRIKKQSLSLIEEQAQRMNHPQRPTCSCDKNQTNTITNMINESTDRPVDVTEQYDANIIPQVGPSMTSTINHTQFMPNINQLPLTHPNDEAIALETNYVDLGNGLGLNTYKRGPPSISTGSSDNDQEGDRSQQWSDDRQHMDRLNDYMAQLIQSDSNTTSTTISTSVRNRNFGSINDHLHQHHHNSSINTNQVSTFSNRVSHGRTGSTGSEFGDNYVDLGNGLGLNTYNRGPPSILMGSSEDESDLNDENEQNGNNYLNHSPIANTNETDSAESNAFEMIYLRSAPNTHNEHNEQTPTNDN, from the coding sequence ATGACGAGGGCAGACAAAGAGAGAGAAATCGAAGAAGAAAGGGAACGCGAAAGAAGAGGATTCCTAAATAAAGCCATAAATAAAGTCAGCAAGAAACTATTACTGCGACAGAAATCATCCAAGAAAACTTCTACATCTGATGAGTACGCACAATCTTCCACAATATTTGATGCCACAGAGGAAATACCGAATCCGGTGGAGTCAGGAGGTAGTATGCAATTATCAAGAATCTCAGAGGAAGCATCTACAATTGATGGTGAATCAATACTATTTTCCGAACCTCCAAGACCTCAGCGCAAAATTATGTCCATAGTAGTCGGGGTGTTTGTTGCTGTAGGTGGTTTTCTCTTCGGTTATGATACAGGACTGATCAATAGTATTACTGAGATGGACTACGTCCTGACTCACCTAACACCAAACCATAGAGAATTTACCACGGAGCAACTATCCATCACAGTTTCCTTTTTATCCCTGGGTACCTTCTTTGGTGCATTGACAGCTCCTGTCTTTGCAGATAATTATGGGCGAAAAGTGACAATTATGATAAGTACATTAATTATCTTTTCTGTCGGGAATTCATTACAAGTGGCAGCAAATGGGattgtattattaattgttgGAAGAGTCATATCCGGTTTTGGGATTGGTATTATCTCCGCCGTTGTTCCATTATACCAGGCAGAAGCTGCCCATAAATCATTAAGAGGGGCCATTATTTCCACATATCAATGGGCTATTACTTGGGGATTATTAGTCTCTAGTGCCGTTGCACAAGGTACGCATAATAGACATGGTGCATCATCGTATCGAATACCCATTGGGTTACAATATATTTGGTCGTTTATTCTTGCCTTTGGGATGATTTTCTTACCAGAAAGTCCGCGTTATTATGTGTTGAAGGACCAATTGGATAAAGCTGCagaatcattatcatttttaaGAAGAGTTCCTATCCAAGATTCAGGGCTATTAGAAGAGTTAGTTGAGATCAAGGCAACATATGATTATGAATGCTCCTTTGGCTCCACGCATTTTTGGGATTGTTTTATCTCAAGTAAGACAAGACCTAAGCAAAAGTTACGAATGTTTACTGGTATTGCCATTCAAGCGTTTCAACAATTTTCTGGGATCAATTTTATATTCTATTATGGggtcaattttttcaataaaactGGTGTGGATAATAGTTATTTGGTTTCATTTATCACATATGCAGTTAAcgttatttttaatattccAGGGATGGTACTTGTGGAATTTATAGGTAGACGGAAAGTGCTGTTGATTGGCGGTATCTTGATGCTAATGTCAAATTTTATCGTTGCCATTGTCGGGTCCACCGTAGAATCGGTAGTGGCAGACAAGGTGATGATTGCCTTTATCTGTTTGTTTATTGCATCCTTTTCAGCCACATGGGGTGGTGTAGTTTGGGTTATTTCTGCAGAATTATATCCATTGGGTGTTCGATCCAAGTGTACAGCTATTTGTGCCGCTGCTAATTGGCTTGTTAActttatttgttgtttgaTCACTCCCTACATTGTGGATACAGGTTCACATACGTCATCAATGGGGactaaaatatattatatttggGGTAGTTTGAATGTCCTTGGTGTCATTGTGGTTTATTTCACAGTCTACGAAACGAAGGGGTTGACATTGGAACAAATAGATGAACTATACAGCAGGGCATCCAACAGTATTAACTCCACTAAATGGAACTCTAGAATTAAAAAGCAATCTCTAAGTTTAATCGAAGAACAAGCTCAAAGGATGAATCATCCACAAAGACCAACCTGTTCATGTGATAAGAATCAAACAAATACCATCACGAATATGATCAATGAAAGTACAGACAGACCTGTAGATGTGACTGAACAGTATGATGCTAACATAATACCTCAAGTTGGACCTTCGATGACCTCAACAATAAATCACACACAATTTATGCCTAATATAAATCAACTTCCATTAACTCATCCAAACGATGAAGCAATAGCTCTGGAGACGAACTATGTTGATCTTGGAAATGGTTTAGGTTTAAATACATATAAGAGAGGACCACCATCGATTTCTACAGGCTCAAGTGATAATGATCAAGAAGGTGATCGTTCTCAACAATGGAGTGACGATAGACAACATATGGATCGCCTCAATGATTACATGGCACAGCTAATCCAAAGTGACTCTAATACAACAAGCACCACTATTTCCACATCGGTTAGGAACCGTAACTTTGGTTCAATCAACGACCATCTCCATCAGCATCACCATAACAGTAGTATCAATACAAATCAAGTATCAACTTTTTCGAATCGTGTCTCTCATGGTAGAACAGGATCGACAGGATCTGAATTTGGTGATAATTATGTTGATCTAGGGAATGGGCTAGGTTTGAACACATATAATAGAGGTCCCCCTTCGATACTAATGGGCTCATCAGAAGATGAATCTGACCTCAACGATGAGAATGAacaaaatggaaataattATCTGAATCATTCCCCCATTGCAAACACCAACGAGACGGACTCCGCAGAATCAAATGCATTCGaaatgatatatttgagAAGTGCACCCAATACCCACAACGAGCATAATGAGCAAACTCCAACTAACGATAACTAG
- the ARF1 gene encoding Arf family GTPase ARF1 (ancestral locus Anc_7.307) — protein sequence MGLFASKLFSNLFGNKEMRILMVGLDGAGKTTVLYKLKLGEVITTIPTIGFNVETVQYKNISFTVWDVGGQDRIRSLWRHYYRNTEGVIFVVDSNDRSRIGEAREVMQRMLNEDELRNAVWLVFANKQDLPEAMSAAEITEKLGLHSIRNRPWFIQATCATSGEGLYEGLEWLSNNLKNQS from the coding sequence ATGGGTTTGTTTGCATCCAAGTTGTTCAGTAACCTATTCGGTAACAAGGAAATGAGAATCCTTATGGTGGGTCTAGATGGTGCTGGTAAGACCACTGTTTTatataaattgaaattgggTGAAGTTATTACTACAATTCCAACCATTGGTTTCAACGTGGAGACCGTTCAATATAAGAACATTTCATTTACCGTTTGGGATGTGGGTGGACAAGATAGAATCAGATCCTTGTGGAGACATTATTACAGAAACACTGAAGGTGTTATCTTCGTTGTGGATTCCAACGATAGATCTCGTATTGGTGAAGCCAGAGAAGTTATGCAAAGAATGTTGAacgaagatgaattaaGAAATGCAGTTTGGTTAGTTTTTGCCAACAAACAAGATTTACCAGAAGCCATGTCTGCAGCTGAAAtcactgaaaaattaggtTTACACTCTATCAGAAACCGTCCATGGTTTATCCAAGCAACTTGTGCTACTTCAGGTGAAGGTTTGTACGAAGGTTTGGAATGGTTGAGtaacaatttgaaaaaccaATCATGA
- the NUS1 gene encoding ditrans,polycis-polyprenyl diphosphate synthase (ancestral locus Anc_7.308): MDKIQGNTLSRRTGNEPMTHHIPPPAVAVLKGSQLNNNKTKSVKALGASMFMNSNKAKELPHGGEFWGKPMSKLETLLYRTLLVILYISYGLFRYGQYQYNKMKLRILNVIYNPASTPQLIRQDVRKLEKIPKRIAAILEMKPVGFVGGGLKGLLNDGSEIVCWTVSAGIKHLMLYDYDGILQKNVSEFQTEIENKLTQYYGPGNVPNYAIKIPHSNKIYYNNHAEKTDDDENNKKAGKIAIEVSLLSNRDGRETIVDLTKTMADLCSNNELKLSDITLQLVDSELVHLVGKEPDLLLYFGPALDLQGFPPWQIRLTEFYWETDNNEVTYSVFIRGLKQYAGCKINVGK; this comes from the coding sequence ATGGACAAAATACAAGGTAATACCTTATCTCGACGCACTGGAAATGAACCCATGACACATCATATCCCACCACCTGCAGTGGCGGTATTGAAAGGCAGCCAACTCAATAACAATAAGACCAAATCAGTTAAAGCACTTGGAGCATCTATGTTTATGAATTCAAATAAGGCGAAAGAGTTGCCTCATGGTGGTGAGTTTTGGGGAAAACCCATGAGCAAACTGGAGACATTGCTTTATAGAACATTGTTGGTAATCCTTTACATTTCGTATGGATTATTTAGATATGGACAATACCAATACAATAAGATGAAACTAAGAATACTTAATGTGATATATAATCCTGCAAGTACTCCTCAATTAATTAGACAGGATGTAAGAAAATTAGAGAAGATACCCAAAAGGATCGCTGCGATACTGGAAATGAAACCTGTTGGATTTGTTGGAGGTGGATTGAAGGGTCTCTTAAATGACGGTAGTGAAATCGTATGTTGGACAGTTTCTGCTGGGATTAAACATTTGATGCTTTATGATTATGATGGGATATTGCAAAAGAATGTTTCTGAATTTCaaactgaaattgaaaataaattaacTCAATATTATGGACCTGGAAATGTGCCCAATTATGCTATCAAGATTCCACATTCTAATAAGATTTACTACAATAATCATGCTGAAAAAAcggatgatgatgaaaacaATAAGAAAGCTGGCAAGATCGCTATTGAAGTGTCTTTACTTTCAAATAGGGACGGTAGAGAAACCATCGTTGATTTAACGAAAACAATGGCAGATTTGTGCTCTAACAACGAACTAAAACTTTCAGATATCACTCTACAATTGGTGGATTCAGAATTGGTACATTTAGTTGGTAAGGAACcagatttattattatattttggTCCTGCGTTGGATCTACAAGGATTCCCACCTTGGCAAATTAGATTAACAGAATTTTATTGGGAGACAGATAATAACGAAGTAACGTATTCTGTGTTTATCAGAGGACTTAAACAATATGCAGGATGTAAAATCAACGTTGGTAAATGA
- the NCAS0E03670 gene encoding uncharacterized protein (ancestral locus Anc_7.301): protein MDTFSGEILPGRDIPSVRELVQQRQMKRKRPESNKLVQKMEDSLIKWRVPGSQNKGSAMAIEGNHPYQFATPVKKSVKSESDVWNSVRHWWKDQKQEVPEESEKIDITRFNETVIGVDAEEEEISFMTDESRSGRSNSAKTPIAYPINMNNNTGNRYLVGSTIQKPKKCSFDPGDTLTSLQSMYSQYYNYPVPVSYLNITNGMNQLPAQFSYEQQQPIETNNAENQEDNRHGQGKRQWFLCCNLF, encoded by the coding sequence ATGGATACTTTTAGTGGAGAGATTTTACCGGGGAGAGATATCCCCAGTGTAAGAGAATTAGTACAACAAAGACagatgaagagaaagagaCCAGAATCCAATAAATTAGTGCAAAAGATGGAGGATTCTCTAATTAAGTGGAGGGTACCTGGATCACAAAATAAGGGATCCGCCATGGCCATTGAGGGAAATCATCCCTATCAATTTGCCACACCAGTGAAGAAAAGTGTGAAGAGTGAATCAGATGTTTGGAATTCCGTAAGACATTGGTGGAAAGATCAGAAACAGGAAGTGCCTGAAGAGTCAGAAAAGATTGATATCACTAGATTTAATGAAACGGTCATTGGTGTGGATgcagaagaggaagaaataAGTTTTATGACTGATGAATCAAGATCTGGTAGAAGTAATTCAGCCAAGACGCCCATTGCATATCCTATTAATATGAACAATAATACCGGTAACAGGTACCTTGTAGGCTCCACCATTCAAAAACCCAAAAAATGTAGCTTCGACCCAGGTGACACATTAACCAGTTTGCAATCCATGTACTCTcaatattataattatcCGGTTCCTGTCAGTTATCTTAACATCACCAACGGTATGAATCAATTGCCCGCACAATTCTCATATGAACAACAGCAGCCTATCGAGACCAACAATGCCGAAAATCAAGAAGACAATCGTCATGGTCAAGGCAAGCGCCAATGGTTCCTATGTTGCAActtattttaa
- the RBS1 gene encoding Rbs1p (ancestral locus Anc_7.304), with amino-acid sequence MREPSFQPLSDVMIIALFDKPNDRDFIINLENILINLINSSDPSYQLTPMNSYYRLLTHQVAQYHNLAHVANDTRLVIYKDDSFQFDDKKPLLQALKQSDYKKKSTVSTPTTKYKILKRKNNPASESSESLESTSSASVIPGSSKSVSELDMEKQRIERERLYEQKKLEIFEKLNSEFEDGDDDREEEKLSNQTRNGVSYLRNNSQYHDYNSRQRQYLPPYPYSQTMTSNPYLNNPQIMYQQAYPIAIPPLAQQYQQQQCFQGSYPYQPYQYPYQYAMTAPATTPQLNSKIPYSQNTMATNFNNKKRYKEK; translated from the coding sequence ATGAGAGAACCATCCTTTCAACCTCTAAGTGACGTGATGATTATTGCTTTATTTGATAAACCAAACGACAGAGACTTCATCATAAATctggaaaatattcttattaaTCTAATTAATTCATCTGATCCATCATATCAATTGACCCCAATGAACTCATATTATAGATTATTGACTCACCAAGTGGCACAATACCATAATTTGGCACATGTAGCTAATGATACAAGGTTAGTCATATATAAAGATGATTCGTTCCAATTTGATGATAAGAAACCATTGTTACAGGCTTTGAAACAAAGTGAttataagaagaagagcaCCGTTTCAACGCCCACTACTAAGTATAAGATTCTTAAAAGAAAGAACAACCCGGCTAGTGAAAGTAGCGAGAGTTTAGAATCTACATCTTCTGCGAGTGTAATACCGGGAAGCTCTAAGAGTGTCTCAGAACTAGATATGGAAAAGCAACGAATAGAGAGAGAGAGACTTTatgaacaaaaaaaattagagatatttgaaaaattaaatagtgaatttgaagatggtgatgatgatcgagaagaagagaagttGTCGAATCAAACGCGGAATGGAGTGAGTTATTTGAGGAACAATAGTCAATATCATGATTACAATAGTCGGCAGAGACAATATTTACCACCTTATCCATATTCACAAACAATGACTTCAAACCCCTATCTGAATAACCCGCAAATAATGTATCAACAAGCATACCCTATTGCAATACCGCCATTAGCTCAACAATATCAGCAACAACAGTGTTTTCAAGGATCATACCCATACCAACCGTATCAATATCCGTACCAATATGCAATGACAGCACCAGCAACAACACCACAATTGAACTCCAAAATACCCTATTCTCAAAATACAATGGCCACGAATTTTAATAACAAAAAGAGatataaagaaaagtaA
- the NCAS0E03680 gene encoding serine/threonine-protein phosphatase (ancestral locus Anc_7.302) — MTEVEDIHMQDAIEEREEVQLSSIPKPATATKTTGSNINELDQWIESLSQCQNLPEENVVELCNLAKEILEQEENVRAVNVPVTICGDIHGQFHDLIELFKIGGPCPDTNYLFMGDYVDRGYYSVETVSLLVAMKCRYPNRITILRGNHESRQITQVYGFYDECLRKYGSANVWKLFTDLFDYLPITALVDNKIFCLHGGLSPMIESIDQIRELNRLQEVPHEGPMCDLLWSDPDDRGGWGISARGAGFTFGQDISEQFNHTNDLSLIARAHQLVMEGYAWSHEQDVVTIFSAPNYCYRCGNQAAIMEVDEKHEKQFLQYDPSVRPEEPAVSRKTPDYFL, encoded by the coding sequence ATGACGGAGGTGGAAGATATCCATATGCAAGATGCCATTGAAGAACGTGAAGAAGTACAACTTTCATCGATCCCTAAACCGGCAACTGCAACCAAGACCACCGGAAGTAATATTAACGAATTGGATCAATGGATAGAATCTTTGAGTCAGTGTCAAAATTTACCCGAGGAAAATGTAGTGGAATTATGCAATTTGGCCAAAGAGATCTTGGAACAGGAGGAGAACGTTAGAGCTGTTAATGTTCCTGTGACGATATGCGGGGATATTCATGGTCAATTCCATGATCtgattgaattatttaagatTGGTGGACCCTGTCCGGATACAAACTATTTGTTCATGGGAGATTACGTGGATAGAGGGTATTATTCCGTGGAAACAGTCTCGTTATTGGTAGCCATGAAGTGTAGGTATCCTAATAGAATTACCATATTGAGAGGTAATCATGAATCGAGACAAATTACACAGGTTTATGGGTTTTATGATGAATGTCTAAGAAAATATGGAAGTGCCAATGTTTGGAAATTATTTACTGATTTGTTCGATTATCTGCCCATTACTGCATTGGTAGATAATAAGATTTTCTGCCTACATGGTGGCCTCTCACCCATGATCGAATCCATTGATCAAATAAGGGAATTAAATCGATTACAAGAAGTTCCCCATGAAGGTCCAATGTGTGATTTACTGTGGTCTGATCCAGATGATAGAGGTGGATGGGGGATAAGTGCTCGAGGTGCAGGTTTTACATTTGGTCAGGATATAAGTGAACAATTTAATCATACGAACGATCTAAGCCTGATTGCCAGAGCACATCAATTGGTTATGGAGGGATATGCTTGGTCACATGAACAAGACGTGGTAACCATATTTAGCGCTCCCAACTATTGTTATAGATGCGGTAATCAAGCTGCTATTATGGAAGTGGACGAAAAACATGAAAAGCAATTCTTACAATATGATCCATCAGTAAGACCAGAAGAACCTGCTGTAAGCAGAAAGACACCTGACTATTTCTTATGA
- the RPL35A gene encoding 60S ribosomal protein uL29 (ancestral locus Anc_7.306), translated as MAGVKAYELRTKSKEQLESQLIDLKKELAELKVQKLSKPSLPKINTVRKDIARVLTVINQQQRDAVRQLYKGKKYQPKDLRAKKTRALRRALTKFEASRTTEKQQKKQRAFPQRKYAIKA; from the exons ATG GCCGGTGTTAAAGCTTACGAATTAAGAACCAAATCTAAGGAACAATTAGAATCTCAATTGATTGACTTGAAGAAGGAATTAGCTGAATTAAAGGTTCAAAAGTTATCCAAGCCATCTTTACCAAAGATCAACACTGTTAGAAAGGACATTGCCCGTGTCTTGACTGTCATTaaccaacaacaaagaGATGCTGTTAGACAATTATACAAGGGTAAGAAGTACCAACCAAAGGACTTGAGAGCCAAGAAGACCAGAGCTTTGAGAAGAGCTTTGACCAAGTTTGAAGCTTCCAGAACTACTGAAAAGCAACAAAAGAAGCAAAGAGCTTTCCCACAAAGAAAGTACGCTATCAAGGcttaa
- the UFD2 gene encoding ubiquitin-ubiquitin ligase UFD2 (ancestral locus Anc_7.305) yields MIFDNHHLYTDRAQNHLQICHLTDLLYSKSTDNMVLNSVSSVIEDTLFISRDPAKEAQGYYILSPDADEALTLETIDDLIINHLSESGRIKDGKKFKYLMESYTRAQNIRKRLKRQLEKETDVKLTLDKLDQLIVGYGLILFLVSDFACEDDRASTPLPMIQILDGNADQYNQFLYAIIKQSIEEGSTFEFVENFFNSLVLCVSNELGTTFNISQSKTYNSVLTLYEMFLSFKEVAEIFTQIESFFGEEVYSKGSIAYWEKYTILGPILQLSPLEYHETMDNYQSFAGQKAFVKQTDLKILNESLQNQHNIILQRLFGIIDRLFRISSKSREDVLSYFAQIVNKNHLRRGEADIDPAKTELTSDATMANITVILIKFTQPFLDISYKKIDKIDINYFNNVNLFLDLSNETRINSDYKEAEQFYDQNKKQNGEDIKPNFISDCFFLTLTYLHYGIGGVLLRDEKNSPILKRMEAEYERMRNLQQQRATDANPFMKNILKIQLQKIEDEMAKFQSWKYSFQSFFSNRAIQSEVFDFVCGASTFLIRVIDPSHQYPFKQLNLPLIPDQIGVENVDNADYLRAHAPVPFKYYPEFIVEGLINYTFYISRYTNSPVIDHGSRLNSFVEFTTVILRCPEVISNPHLKGKMVQLLSMGSYKLNEVTPGFMMSIFENNELVSKNLLYALLDFYVIVEKTGSSSQFYDKFNSRYAISIILEEIYQTIPKYKQQLYLQAKNDPDFFTRFVARMLNDLTFLLDEGLTNLTEVHKINLELENINRNSTTATTPVTPEHIEDLKRKLISAEKQAKSSCGLSAKSMALFELFTGDIPRSFVTPEIVGRLAGMLNYNLESLVGPKCGELKVKDPEQYSFNPKELLKAVCTVYINLADQDDFVAAVARDTRSFKEELFKKAVFILGRRTGLVSDQFCARLLNFGKAAQTQKEQEEQEDIELGDVPDEFLDPLMYTIMVDPVTLPTSHVNIDRSTIKAHLLSDSTDPFNRSPLKLDEVIPNDDLREKIQAFIKEKRQKTK; encoded by the coding sequence ATGATATTTGACAATCACCATTTATACACAGATCGAGCACAGAaccatcttcaaatctGCCACTTAACTGATTTGTTGTATTCCAAAAGCACAGACAACATGGTGCTCAATTCAGTCTCTAGTGTCATTGAGGATACTTTGTTTATTTCAAGGGATCCTGCTAAGGAAGCCCAGGGATACTATATCCTCTCACCAGATGCCGATGAAGCTCTAACCTTAGAAACAATCGATGATCTCATCATCAACCATTTATCTGAATCAGGTAGAATCAAAGATggtaaaaaatttaaatatttgatggaATCCTACACCAGGGCACAAAATATcaggaaaagattaaagagACAATTAGAAAAAGAAACTGATGTCAAACTAACACTGGACAAATTAGATCAATTAATCGTTGGGTATGGtctaatattatttttggtGAGCGATTTTGCTTGCGAAGATGATAGAGCATCAACCCCCCTTCCCATGATACAAATATTAGATGGTAATGCTGATCAGtataatcaatttctttatgCAATCATTAAACAGTCTATAGAGGAAGGCTCCACTTTTGAATTTGTGGagaatttctttaattcattgGTATTATGTGTTTCTAACGAACTAGGAACCACGTTTAACATTTCTCAATCGAAGACCTATAATTCGGTATTAACCCTCTATGAAATGtttctttccttcaaaGAAGTTgctgaaatatttacacAAATTGAGTCCTTTTTTGGAGAAGAAGTTTACTCTAAGGGAAGCATTGCGTATTGGGAGAAATATACCATTTTGGGCCCCATATTACAATTATCACCATTAGAATACCACGAAACCATGGACAATTATCAATCTTTCGCAGGTCAAAAAGCCTTCGTGAAACAAACTGATTTAAAAATACTAAATGAATCATTACAGAATCAacataatattattttgcAACGATTATTTGGTATAATTGATAGATTATTCCgtatatcttcaaaatcaagGGAGGATGTTTTATCTTATTTTGCCCAAATTGTTAATAAAAACCATTTAAGAAGAGGTGAAGCTGATATAGACCCAGCAAAGACTGAGTTGACTTCAGATGCAACTATGGCAAATATCACCGTAATCTTAATCAAATTCACTCAACCATTCTTAGATATTTCATATaagaaaattgataaaattgacattaattatttcaacAATGTCAACCTTTTTTTGGATTTATCTAATGAGACAAGGATTAACTCTGATTATAAAGAGGCTGAACAGTTTTATGACcaaaacaagaaacaaaatgGGGAAGACATTAAACCAAACTTCATTTCCGATTGCTTCTTTTTAACATTAACTTATTTGCATTATGGTATTGGTGGTGTCTTATTGAGAGACGAGAAAAACTCACCTATATTAAAGAGAATGGAAGCTGAATATGAACGAATGAGAAATTTACAACAGCAAAGGGCAACCGATGCCAATCCATTTATGAAGAATATCCTAAAGATTCAACTACAAAAAATCGAGGATGAGATGGCAAAGTTTCAATCATGGAAATATTcatttcaatcttttttttcaaacagGGCAATCCAATCAGAGGTCTTCGATTTTGTTTGTGGTGCATCAACTTTCCTTATTCGTGTCATTGATCCTTCCCATCAATACCCttttaaacaattaaatCTGCCTTTAATACCAGATCAAATTGGTGTGGAGAATGTGGATAACGCAGACTATTTAAGAGCGCATGCACCAGTGcctttcaaatattatcCAGAATTTATAGTCGAAggtttaattaattatacATTTTACATTTCTCGATATACAAATTCACCAGTCATTGATCATGGATCAAGACTGAATTCTTTCGTTGAATTTACCACAGTAATATTACGTTGTCCTGAAGTAATCTCGAATCCGCACTTAAAGGGTAAAATGGTTCAATTACTAAGTATGGGTTCATACAAATTAAATGAGGTCACACCAGGATTTATGATGTccatatttgaaaataatgaactagtttccaaaaatttacTATATGCCTTGTTAGATTTTTATGTCATTGTAGAGAAGACGGGTTCATCATCACAATTTtatgataaatttaattccaGGTATGCCATTTCCATAATACTTGAGGAAATCTACCAGACTATTCCCAAGTataaacaacaattatATTTGCAAGCTAAGAATGACCCAGATTTTTTCACTAGATTTGTAGCTAGAATGCTGAATGATTTGACATTTTTATTAGACGAAGGTTTAACAAACTTAACTGAGGTTCataaaattaatttggagttggaaaatatcaatagAAATTCTACTACTGCTACTACACCCGTAACGCCTGAACATATCGAAGATTTAAAGCGTAAATTAATCTCAGCTGAAAAGCAGGCTAAATCATCATGTGGTCTTTCTGCCAAATCCATGGCCTTATTTGAACTGTTCACAGGTGACATCCCAAGATCATTTGTTACCCCTGAAATCGTTGGTAGATTGGCTGGTATGCTAAATTATAACTTAGAATCGTTAGTGGGACCTAAATGTGGTGAATTGAAAGTGAAAGATCCTGAACAATATTCCTTTAATCCTAAGGAACTATTGAAAGCTGTTTGTACCGTTTACATTAATTTAGCTGATCAAGATGACTTTGTCGCTGCTGTTGCAAGAGATACGAGATCgtttaaagaagaattgtttAAGAAAGCAGTATTTATCTTGGGTAGAAGAACAGGTCTTGTATCAGATCAATTCTGTGCAAGGTTACTAAATTTTGGTAAGGCTGCTCAAACGCAGAAAGAACAagaggaacaagaagatattgaattagGTGATGTCCCTGATGAATTTTTGGATCCGCTAATGTATACTATTATGGTGGATCCTGTCACATTACCCACGTCACATGTTAATATCGATAGAAGTACTATCAAGGCTCATTTGTTGAGTGATTCCACTGATCCATTCAATAGATCACCATTAAAATTAGATGAGGTAATTCCAAATGATGACTTACGTGAGAAGATTCAAGCTTttataaaagaaaaaagacagaaaacaaaataa